From a single Nocardioides sp. dk884 genomic region:
- the xylA gene encoding xylose isomerase, with the protein MSSDYTPQPEDKFSFGLWTVGWQGVDVFGPASRPPLDPVESTYKLAELGAAAVTFHDDDLLPDDDTRDRDLERFRKALADTGLRVEMVTTNLFGPPVFKEGALTANNREVRRYATQKVLRNIDLAASLGADTFVLWGGREGAEHGAGKNIRASLDRMVESLNTFCAYVKEQGYDLRFALEPKPNEPRGDILLPTIGHAIALINELEDPQMVGVNPEVGHEEMAGLNYAHGIAQAMWHGKLFHVDLNGQHGPRYDQDLRFGAGNLRGAFWTVDTLLGAGTGHAYEGYVHFDFKTPRAEAVDGVWEAARACMRNYLILRERALAFRADPAVGEALAAAAVAELDRPTLDAGEQLSDLRGATYDVAALGERSTAMEALDQLAMEHLLGVR; encoded by the coding sequence ATGAGCAGCGACTACACCCCCCAACCCGAGGACAAGTTCTCCTTCGGCCTGTGGACAGTGGGCTGGCAGGGCGTCGACGTCTTCGGACCGGCCAGCCGCCCGCCGCTGGACCCCGTCGAGTCCACCTACAAGCTCGCCGAGCTCGGGGCGGCCGCCGTGACCTTCCACGACGACGACCTGCTGCCCGACGACGACACCCGCGACCGCGACCTCGAGCGGTTCCGCAAGGCGCTGGCCGACACCGGTCTGCGCGTCGAGATGGTCACCACCAACCTCTTCGGCCCGCCGGTGTTCAAGGAGGGCGCGCTCACCGCCAACAACCGCGAGGTACGCCGCTACGCCACCCAGAAGGTGCTGCGCAACATCGACCTCGCCGCGAGCCTCGGCGCCGACACCTTCGTGCTCTGGGGCGGCCGCGAGGGTGCGGAGCACGGCGCAGGGAAGAACATCCGCGCCTCGCTCGACCGGATGGTCGAGTCGCTCAACACCTTCTGCGCCTATGTGAAGGAGCAGGGCTACGACCTCCGTTTCGCTCTCGAGCCCAAGCCCAACGAGCCGCGCGGCGACATCCTGCTCCCGACCATCGGCCACGCGATCGCGCTGATCAACGAGCTCGAGGACCCCCAGATGGTCGGGGTAAACCCCGAGGTCGGGCACGAGGAGATGGCCGGGCTGAACTACGCCCACGGCATCGCGCAGGCGATGTGGCACGGCAAGCTCTTCCACGTCGACCTCAACGGTCAGCACGGCCCGCGGTACGACCAGGACCTGCGCTTCGGCGCCGGCAACCTGCGCGGCGCCTTCTGGACCGTCGACACCTTGCTGGGCGCCGGCACCGGCCACGCCTACGAGGGCTACGTGCACTTCGACTTCAAGACACCGCGCGCCGAGGCCGTCGACGGCGTCTGGGAGGCCGCCCGGGCCTGCATGCGCAACTACCTCATCCTGCGCGAGCGCGCGCTGGCCTTCCGCGCCGACCCCGCGGTCGGCGAGGCACTCGCCGCCGCCGCGGTCGCCGAGCTGGACCGGCCCACCCTGGACGCGGGCGAGCAGCTGTCCGACCTGCGCGGCGCGACGTACGACGTCGCCGCGCTCGGCGAGCGCAGCACCGCGATGGAAGCCCTCGACCAGCTCGCGATGGAACACCTCCTCGGCGTCCGCTGA
- a CDS encoding ThuA domain-containing protein, protein MHQLITRLRKGSRTALGSTLATIVALPLGATVGLGLSASAAQATAPEKTSSASAKASERPTPKAAKGEKGKQGRKALRESVPLGAAVPWTADAAAEAEADEQFDALVFSKTAAFRHSNIDEATAAIQQLATENDFTVTTTEDGAAFTDANLAQYEVVIFLSTTGDVLNETQQGAFERYIQGGGGFAGIHAASDTEYSWPWYGELVGSYFANHPPGTPTATVKVEDPAHPSTAGIEPRWERTDEWYNYRTNPRGDVHVLASLDESTYAPGAGAMGVEHPIAWCQDYDGGRSWYTGMGHTEASFTDPKFLGHVLGGIKTAAGVLPSDCSATLEDSFEKVALDENTSNPMELDIAEDGRVFYIDRNGAVRIIQPNGTVVTAGTIPVYTGQEFGLLGIALDPDFATNNWVYFYYSPPGTEALDRVARYTMSGNTLQLDSATTILDVPTQREQCCHAGGSLEFDNDGNLYLATGDNTNPFDSGGYTPIDERPNRSAWDAQRTSGNTNSLNGKILRITPLPDGGYSIPAGNLFDEDQDTTEKTRPEIYAMGFRNPFRIGLDEQNNNILVADYGPDAGAVSATRGPNGRVEWNILDEPGNYGWPYCVGDNTPYHDYNFANSTAGAAFDCANLVNDSPHNTGLTNLPPAKPAVIWQSNNAAITGTPEIGASGAPMTSGTYSYDPDLVSDRKWPEYFDRKAIWADWNNSRLFTVQMNQNGTNYTDINRFLPNLPMIRPHALQFGPDGALYMIEWGSGFNGNNTDSGVYRIDYVEGNRAPIARATADPTSGPAPLTVQFDGSGSFDADTGDATGLTYAWDFDGDGTTDATTPTASFTYAEAGNYTARLTVTDEGGRSGTTNIDIVAGNTAPTVELTLPVDGGFFEFGDYLRYEVEVTDPEDGTIDCDRVTVQPGLGHDEHSHDYEQYDGCSGTLALPGDSGHVGANIFGTIKATYTDNGAGDAGALTGVDGIILHTKHKEAEYFDATGRTGNGTGGTPGVEVQTTTDTGGGQHVTGVETGDWFRWDVMNLTGITGVTMRAASATAGATFEVRQGSPTGTTIGTLSVPNTGGAQTYQDVSTTFTGATDTSGELYFVATTGGANVNWLQFNGRGVTDNRPPTVSITASTTTGEAPLPVEFTSTVSDPDEDTPITYAWDFGDGATSTESSPSHTYTTPGRYVVELTATDARGAKTSRTLEIVVTRPSDTCFSGRSDDFVGDSLDTERWNRSVRVDQSLTVAGGVLNIPITATDIYQTTNTTPNIVLQDLPSGAFEVTTKVTLPATRAYQQAGLVVYGNDDNYLKLVYSGRSNEPNKANNVIQMAKEVNASATETNSANLGADFPDTVWLRLSSTDGNVVSGSYSSDGETWTDVASTRDLTGITAPKVGLLALGSQTASTGISASFDHFTLTPDDTAEPCGGTGCLVEEFDGSALGSAWDVVRPSGNLEVSDGTVNIPLEATDLYQGTNTARDLVLTDLPEGPFVVTTKVSAPIDRSYQSAGLLIYGDDDNYIKHVFQGRSDQPDAASNIIQTAKELDGTAAETNTSGLGEEFPDTVWLRLTSEDGTDVIGSYSADGETWTEMSAGYDLSGITDPRVGLLAAANTTAGAGITASFDWFNLGAETPCEPGEEPGEDETAPQVDATVLGSYAGEVTDLSGGSIGGEATLVSAADGTGYTTTATLELTGLDPGQRYESHLHVGTCGGFEGHYRDDPDGAGTPPNELWPTNPGWQPGSDDPRIKPAADGTSFATATVPWAPRIEGRSLVVHREGAIVGCADLALTGAGTVVLDASDEVGVTSFTYTVDGGAETEYDEPFRITEPGTHVVAYTATDAAGNETTGEFEVVVPETDEAPAPTVSITTTPAAPNGSAGWFTSPVTVALTGAGGKGELDIEYRLGTGAWVAYTAPVRVTKDGVTRVEARATDEDGTVSEIATTTVRIDATAPTIKVTGVTAGTKMSVAATRTARVTATDATSGIASRVIRLNGKVVGSPVRLDAMRLRTGTHRLAVTVTDKAGNRQTRTVTFRVVATYAGAKQLVKRLDRENTISARLATSLTTAMNAAQRADRRGQERQARQALTRFQSLATGVRNAPAKAALTDVARQLKKQL, encoded by the coding sequence ATGCATCAGCTCATCACGCGGCTACGGAAGGGCTCGCGCACCGCGCTGGGCTCGACCCTGGCCACGATCGTGGCGCTGCCACTGGGTGCCACGGTCGGCCTGGGGCTCAGCGCCTCGGCGGCCCAGGCCACAGCGCCGGAGAAGACGTCGTCCGCGTCGGCCAAGGCCTCGGAGCGACCGACCCCGAAGGCTGCGAAGGGCGAGAAGGGGAAGCAGGGCCGCAAGGCGCTGCGCGAGTCGGTGCCGCTCGGCGCCGCCGTCCCGTGGACCGCGGACGCCGCAGCCGAGGCCGAGGCCGACGAGCAGTTCGACGCGCTGGTCTTCTCCAAGACCGCTGCGTTCCGCCACAGCAACATCGACGAGGCGACCGCCGCCATCCAGCAGCTCGCGACCGAGAACGACTTCACGGTGACCACCACCGAGGACGGTGCCGCCTTCACCGACGCGAACCTCGCGCAGTACGAGGTCGTCATCTTCCTCTCCACGACCGGTGACGTCCTCAACGAGACCCAGCAGGGCGCGTTCGAGCGCTACATCCAGGGCGGCGGCGGCTTCGCCGGCATCCACGCGGCCTCCGACACCGAGTACTCCTGGCCCTGGTACGGCGAGCTGGTCGGCTCCTACTTCGCCAACCACCCGCCGGGTACGCCGACCGCGACCGTCAAGGTCGAGGACCCCGCGCACCCCTCCACCGCGGGCATCGAGCCGCGCTGGGAGCGCACCGACGAGTGGTACAACTACCGCACCAACCCGCGCGGCGACGTGCACGTCCTGGCCTCGCTGGATGAGAGCACCTACGCCCCGGGCGCCGGCGCGATGGGCGTCGAGCACCCGATCGCCTGGTGCCAGGACTACGACGGTGGCCGCAGCTGGTACACCGGCATGGGCCACACCGAGGCCTCGTTCACCGACCCGAAGTTCCTGGGCCACGTCCTCGGCGGGATCAAGACCGCCGCGGGTGTCCTGCCCTCGGACTGCAGCGCCACGCTCGAGGACAGCTTCGAGAAGGTCGCGCTCGACGAGAACACCTCCAACCCGATGGAGCTCGACATCGCCGAGGACGGCCGGGTCTTCTACATCGACCGCAACGGCGCCGTGCGCATCATCCAGCCCAACGGCACCGTGGTGACCGCCGGCACGATCCCCGTCTACACCGGTCAGGAGTTCGGCCTGCTCGGGATCGCACTCGACCCCGACTTCGCCACCAACAACTGGGTCTACTTCTACTACTCGCCGCCGGGCACCGAGGCTCTCGACCGGGTCGCGCGGTACACGATGTCGGGCAACACCCTGCAGCTGGACTCGGCGACGACGATCCTCGACGTACCCACGCAGCGCGAGCAGTGCTGCCACGCGGGCGGGTCGCTGGAGTTCGACAACGACGGCAACCTGTACCTCGCCACCGGTGACAACACGAACCCCTTCGACTCCGGCGGTTACACCCCGATCGACGAGCGTCCCAACCGCAGCGCCTGGGACGCACAGCGGACCTCGGGCAACACCAACAGCCTCAACGGCAAGATCCTGCGCATCACGCCTCTGCCCGACGGCGGCTACTCGATCCCCGCGGGCAACCTGTTCGACGAGGACCAGGACACCACCGAGAAGACCCGTCCCGAGATCTACGCCATGGGCTTCCGCAACCCGTTCCGCATCGGCCTGGACGAGCAGAACAACAACATCCTGGTCGCGGACTACGGCCCGGACGCGGGCGCGGTGAGCGCCACCCGTGGGCCCAACGGCCGCGTCGAGTGGAACATCCTCGACGAGCCGGGCAACTACGGCTGGCCGTACTGCGTCGGTGACAACACGCCGTACCACGACTACAACTTCGCCAACAGCACCGCCGGCGCGGCCTTCGACTGCGCCAACCTGGTCAACGACTCGCCCCACAACACGGGCCTGACCAACCTGCCGCCCGCCAAGCCGGCGGTCATCTGGCAGAGCAACAACGCCGCCATCACCGGCACCCCGGAGATCGGCGCCAGCGGCGCCCCGATGACCTCGGGCACCTACTCCTACGACCCCGACCTGGTCTCGGACCGCAAGTGGCCGGAGTACTTCGACCGCAAGGCCATCTGGGCGGACTGGAACAACAGCCGCCTCTTCACCGTGCAGATGAACCAGAACGGCACCAACTACACCGACATCAACCGGTTCCTGCCGAACCTGCCGATGATCCGCCCGCACGCCCTGCAGTTCGGGCCGGACGGTGCGCTCTACATGATCGAGTGGGGCAGCGGCTTCAACGGCAACAACACCGACTCCGGCGTGTACCGGATCGACTACGTCGAGGGCAACCGCGCCCCGATCGCCAGGGCCACCGCGGACCCGACCTCGGGCCCGGCGCCGCTGACCGTCCAGTTCGACGGCAGCGGGTCCTTCGACGCCGACACCGGTGATGCGACAGGCCTGACCTACGCCTGGGACTTCGACGGTGACGGCACCACCGACGCCACGACCCCCACCGCCAGCTTCACCTACGCCGAGGCCGGCAACTACACGGCCCGGCTCACGGTGACCGACGAGGGCGGCCGCTCGGGCACGACCAACATCGACATCGTCGCCGGCAACACCGCTCCGACGGTGGAGCTGACGCTGCCGGTGGACGGCGGGTTCTTCGAGTTCGGCGACTACCTGCGCTACGAGGTCGAGGTCACCGATCCCGAGGACGGCACGATCGACTGTGACCGGGTGACCGTCCAGCCCGGTCTGGGGCATGACGAGCACTCCCACGACTACGAGCAGTACGACGGCTGCAGCGGCACGCTCGCGCTGCCCGGCGACTCCGGTCACGTCGGTGCCAACATCTTCGGCACCATCAAGGCCACCTACACCGACAACGGGGCCGGCGACGCCGGCGCCCTGACCGGCGTGGACGGCATCATCTTGCACACCAAGCACAAGGAGGCCGAGTACTTCGACGCCACCGGACGTACCGGCAACGGGACCGGCGGCACCCCCGGCGTCGAGGTCCAGACGACCACCGACACCGGCGGCGGTCAGCACGTCACCGGCGTCGAGACCGGCGACTGGTTCCGCTGGGACGTCATGAACCTCACCGGCATCACCGGCGTCACGATGCGCGCCGCCTCGGCGACCGCAGGCGCGACGTTCGAGGTCCGCCAGGGCTCGCCGACCGGCACCACCATCGGCACCTTGTCGGTGCCGAACACCGGCGGGGCCCAGACCTACCAGGACGTCTCCACGACGTTCACCGGCGCCACCGACACCAGCGGCGAGCTCTACTTCGTCGCCACCACCGGAGGGGCCAACGTCAACTGGCTGCAGTTCAACGGCCGCGGCGTCACCGACAACCGGCCGCCGACCGTCTCGATCACCGCCAGCACGACCACCGGTGAGGCACCTCTGCCGGTCGAGTTCACCAGCACGGTGAGCGACCCCGACGAGGACACCCCGATCACCTACGCGTGGGACTTCGGCGACGGTGCGACCTCCACGGAGTCCTCACCCAGCCACACCTACACCACGCCGGGACGCTACGTCGTGGAGCTGACCGCCACCGATGCGCGCGGGGCGAAGACCTCCCGCACGCTCGAGATCGTCGTCACCCGGCCTTCTGACACCTGCTTCAGCGGGCGCTCTGACGACTTCGTGGGCGACTCCCTCGACACCGAGCGTTGGAACCGCAGCGTCCGGGTCGACCAGTCCCTGACCGTCGCCGGCGGGGTGCTCAACATCCCGATCACCGCGACCGACATCTACCAGACCACCAACACGACGCCGAACATCGTCCTGCAGGACCTGCCGTCCGGCGCCTTCGAGGTCACGACCAAGGTCACGCTGCCGGCCACCCGCGCCTACCAGCAGGCCGGTCTGGTCGTCTACGGCAACGACGACAACTACCTCAAGCTCGTCTACTCCGGCCGCTCGAACGAGCCGAACAAGGCGAACAACGTCATCCAGATGGCCAAGGAGGTCAACGCGTCCGCGACGGAGACCAACTCCGCCAACCTCGGCGCCGACTTCCCCGACACCGTGTGGCTGCGGCTGAGCAGCACCGACGGCAACGTCGTGTCCGGCTCCTACAGCAGCGACGGTGAGACCTGGACCGACGTCGCCTCGACGCGCGACCTCACCGGCATCACCGCGCCCAAGGTCGGGCTCCTCGCCCTGGGCAGCCAGACCGCCTCGACGGGCATCTCCGCCAGCTTCGACCACTTCACCCTCACCCCCGACGACACGGCCGAGCCGTGCGGCGGCACCGGGTGCCTGGTCGAGGAGTTCGACGGCAGCGCCCTGGGCTCCGCCTGGGACGTCGTGCGGCCCAGCGGCAACCTGGAGGTCTCGGACGGCACGGTGAACATCCCGCTCGAGGCGACCGACCTCTACCAGGGCACGAACACCGCTCGGGACCTGGTCCTCACCGACCTGCCCGAGGGCCCGTTCGTGGTCACGACCAAGGTCAGCGCCCCGATCGACCGGTCCTACCAGTCGGCCGGCCTGCTGATCTACGGAGACGACGACAACTACATCAAGCACGTCTTCCAGGGCCGCAGCGACCAGCCGGACGCCGCGTCGAACATCATCCAGACCGCCAAGGAGCTCGACGGCACCGCCGCCGAGACCAACACCTCCGGCCTCGGCGAGGAGTTCCCGGACACCGTGTGGTTGCGCCTGACCAGCGAGGACGGGACCGACGTCATCGGCTCCTACAGCGCCGACGGCGAGACCTGGACGGAGATGTCGGCGGGCTACGACCTGAGCGGCATCACCGACCCGCGGGTCGGGCTGCTGGCGGCGGCCAACACCACCGCCGGCGCCGGCATCACGGCCTCCTTTGACTGGTTCAACCTCGGGGCGGAGACGCCCTGCGAGCCGGGCGAGGAGCCGGGCGAGGACGAGACCGCACCGCAGGTCGACGCCACGGTCCTCGGCTCGTACGCCGGTGAGGTCACCGACCTCTCCGGGGGCAGCATCGGCGGGGAGGCCACCCTGGTCTCCGCAGCCGACGGCACGGGCTACACGACCACCGCGACGCTCGAGCTGACCGGGCTCGACCCGGGCCAGCGCTACGAGTCGCACCTGCACGTCGGCACCTGTGGCGGCTTCGAGGGCCACTACCGCGACGACCCGGACGGAGCGGGCACCCCGCCCAACGAGCTCTGGCCGACCAACCCGGGCTGGCAGCCCGGCTCGGACGACCCGCGCATCAAGCCGGCGGCCGATGGCACGTCCTTCGCGACGGCCACCGTCCCGTGGGCGCCGCGGATCGAGGGCCGCTCGCTGGTCGTCCACCGCGAGGGAGCGATCGTCGGCTGCGCCGACCTCGCCCTGACCGGTGCCGGCACGGTCGTGCTGGACGCGTCGGACGAGGTCGGGGTGACCTCCTTCACCTACACGGTGGACGGCGGCGCCGAGACCGAGTACGACGAGCCGTTCCGGATCACCGAGCCCGGCACCCACGTGGTGGCCTACACGGCCACCGACGCGGCGGGCAACGAGACGACCGGCGAGTTCGAGGTCGTCGTCCCGGAGACCGACGAGGCCCCGGCCCCGACGGTGAGCATCACCACGACACCGGCGGCCCCGAACGGGTCCGCGGGCTGGTTCACCTCCCCGGTGACCGTCGCCCTCACGGGTGCCGGTGGCAAGGGCGAGCTGGACATCGAGTACCGCCTCGGTACGGGCGCCTGGGTTGCCTACACGGCGCCGGTGCGGGTGACCAAGGACGGCGTCACCCGGGTCGAGGCCCGGGCGACCGACGAGGACGGCACGGTCTCGGAGATCGCGACCACGACTGTCCGCATCGACGCCACCGCACCGACGATCAAGGTCACCGGCGTCACCGCGGGCACGAAGATGAGCGTCGCGGCGACGCGCACCGCACGGGTCACGGCCACCGACGCCACCTCCGGGATCGCCTCCCGGGTGATCCGGCTCAACGGCAAGGTGGTGGGCTCCCCGGTCCGCCTCGACGCGATGCGGCTGCGCACCGGCACCCACCGGCTCGCGGTCACGGTCACCGACAAGGCCGGCAACCGGCAGACGCGCACGGTCACCTTCCGGGTGGTCGCGACGTACGCCGGCGCGAAGCAGCTGGTCAAACGCCTCGACCGGGAGAACACGATCAGCGCCCGGCTCGCCACGTCGCTCACCACCGCGATGAACGCCGCCCAGCGCGCCGATCGTCGCGGCCAGGAGCGTCAAGCGCGCCAGGCCCTGACCAGGTTCCAGTCGCTCGCCACGGGCGTGCGCAACGCCCCGGCCAAGGCTGCGCTCACCGATGTCGCGCGCCAGCTGAAGAAGCAGCTGTAG
- a CDS encoding sugar phosphate isomerase/epimerase family protein, which produces MPRPITLFTGQWADLPFEEVCRLASEWGYDGLEIACWGDHLDPWQAAEDDAYVQGKLDLLEKYGLKTWAISNHLKGQAVCDDPIDGRHQAILPAQVWGDGDPEGVRQRAAEEMKLTARTAQRLGVDTVIGFTGSSIWKYVAMFPPATEDMVAAGYRDFADRWNPILDVFDECGVRFAHEVHPSEIAYDYWTTVATLDAIGHREAFGLNWDPSHFVWQDLDPVGFMWDFRDRIYHVDCKDAKRQVGNGRNGRLGSHLPWADPRRGWDFVSTGHGDVPWEASFRMLNTIGYDGPISVEWEDAGMDRLVGAPEALEFVRRLAFDPPSAAFDAAFSAS; this is translated from the coding sequence ATGCCACGCCCCATCACCCTGTTCACCGGCCAGTGGGCCGACCTGCCGTTCGAGGAGGTCTGTCGCCTCGCCTCCGAGTGGGGCTACGACGGCCTCGAGATCGCGTGCTGGGGCGACCACCTCGACCCCTGGCAGGCTGCCGAGGACGACGCCTACGTGCAGGGCAAGCTCGACCTGCTGGAGAAGTACGGCCTCAAGACCTGGGCCATCTCCAACCACCTCAAGGGCCAGGCCGTCTGCGACGACCCCATCGACGGCCGCCACCAGGCGATCCTCCCGGCCCAGGTCTGGGGCGACGGCGACCCCGAGGGCGTGCGGCAGCGCGCGGCCGAGGAGATGAAGCTGACCGCCCGGACGGCGCAGCGGCTCGGCGTCGACACGGTCATCGGCTTCACCGGTTCGTCGATCTGGAAGTACGTCGCGATGTTCCCGCCGGCCACCGAGGACATGGTCGCCGCGGGGTACCGCGACTTCGCCGACCGGTGGAACCCCATCCTCGACGTCTTCGACGAGTGCGGGGTCCGCTTCGCCCACGAGGTGCACCCCTCCGAGATCGCCTACGACTACTGGACGACCGTCGCCACGCTGGACGCGATCGGGCACCGCGAGGCGTTCGGCCTCAACTGGGACCCCTCCCACTTCGTGTGGCAGGACCTCGACCCGGTCGGGTTCATGTGGGACTTCAGGGACCGGATCTACCACGTCGACTGCAAGGACGCGAAGCGCCAGGTCGGCAACGGCCGCAACGGCCGGCTGGGCTCGCACCTGCCCTGGGCCGACCCCCGCCGGGGCTGGGACTTCGTGTCCACCGGGCACGGCGACGTGCCCTGGGAGGCGTCGTTCCGGATGCTCAACACGATCGGCTACGACGGCCCGATCTCGGTGGAGTGGGAGGACGCCGGCATGGACCGCCTCGTCGGCGCTCCGGAGGCGCTGGAGTTCGTCCGACGCCTCGCCTTCGACCCGCCGTCGGCCGCTTTCGACGCCGCCTTCTCGGCGTCGTGA
- a CDS encoding Gfo/Idh/MocA family protein, whose product MTHSPSSADPSTLRVGMVGHAFMGAAHSHAWRTAPRFFDLPLQPVMQVACGRDATRVRAAADRLGWSDAETDWRRLVQRDDIDLVDICTPGDTHAEIAVAALEAGKHVLCEKPLANSVTEAEAMTDAAERAAASGVMAMVGFTYRRVPAVALARKLVADGRLGEIRQVRAQYLQDWIADPTAPLSWRLDKKQAGSGALGDIGAHIVDLAQFITGDSIASVSGHLQTFVHERPIAAEATAGTLGGGGASGETGPVSVDDAAVFLASFTGGALGVFEATRFAYGRKNAIRLEINGALGSLAFDFEDMNVLQLFDATEPAETAGFRRILVTEPDHPYVEAWWPAGHGLGYEHAFTHQVVDLVRALAAGEQPTPSFADGLQVQRVLAAVETSSHTRQWQETTA is encoded by the coding sequence ATGACCCACTCTCCTTCCTCAGCGGACCCCTCGACGCTCCGCGTCGGCATGGTCGGGCACGCGTTCATGGGTGCCGCGCACTCCCATGCCTGGCGTACCGCCCCCCGCTTCTTCGACCTGCCCCTGCAGCCCGTCATGCAGGTCGCCTGCGGGCGGGACGCCACCCGGGTCCGCGCCGCTGCCGACCGCCTCGGGTGGTCGGACGCCGAGACCGACTGGCGTCGGCTCGTCCAGCGCGACGACATCGACCTGGTCGACATCTGCACCCCCGGTGACACGCACGCCGAGATCGCCGTCGCGGCACTCGAGGCGGGCAAGCACGTGCTGTGCGAGAAGCCGCTGGCCAACAGCGTGACGGAGGCCGAGGCCATGACGGACGCGGCGGAGCGGGCCGCTGCGTCCGGGGTCATGGCGATGGTCGGCTTCACCTACCGTCGGGTGCCCGCGGTCGCGCTGGCGCGCAAGCTGGTCGCGGACGGCCGGTTGGGAGAGATCCGTCAGGTGCGCGCGCAGTACCTGCAGGACTGGATCGCCGACCCCACAGCGCCATTGTCCTGGCGCCTGGACAAGAAGCAGGCCGGTTCGGGGGCGCTCGGCGACATCGGCGCCCACATCGTCGACCTCGCCCAGTTCATCACCGGTGACTCGATCGCGTCGGTCTCGGGCCACCTGCAGACCTTCGTCCACGAGCGGCCGATCGCCGCCGAGGCGACCGCGGGAACCCTCGGCGGCGGCGGTGCGAGCGGCGAGACCGGGCCGGTGTCGGTCGACGACGCCGCGGTCTTCCTGGCCTCCTTCACCGGCGGCGCGCTCGGAGTCTTCGAGGCGACCCGCTTCGCCTACGGGCGCAAGAACGCCATCCGACTGGAGATCAACGGAGCCCTCGGGTCGTTGGCCTTCGACTTCGAGGACATGAACGTCCTGCAGCTCTTCGACGCCACCGAGCCGGCCGAGACCGCAGGCTTCCGGCGAATCCTCGTCACCGAGCCCGACCACCCCTACGTCGAGGCCTGGTGGCCCGCGGGCCACGGACTCGGATACGAGCACGCCTTCACCCACCAGGTCGTGGACCTGGTCCGGGCGTTGGCCGCGGGCGAGCAGCCCACCCCGTCGTTCGCCGACGGCCTGCAGGTCCAGCGTGTGCTGGCTGCGGTCGAGACGAGCTCCCACACCCGACAGTGGCAGGAGACCACCGCATGA
- a CDS encoding substrate-binding domain-containing protein, which yields MTVKSLKKRTTPTKIVGSGVAVLAVLAMSACTSNEAQDDGDERGGGSAQAAAGSNDESGDKVVIGFSAPAADHGWMASITESTEQTADQYDDVELKVATGTNDVNVQIQQVETFINEGVDAIVLLPFDGAAMTKVALKAMDAGIPVINVDREFSDPNAARVTVLGDNYGMGVSAGTYICEQVGDKPGAVVAEIAGIDSLPLTQDRSRGFKDALAECGLDVDNRVAADFTVEGGEEAASNLLQAEPKIDAMWNHDDDQGVGVLAAIENANRDEFIMVGGAGSANAMRAIKDGDSVLKATVIYPSTQGADGLKLARLLAQERSVSDLVEIEVPRMVQLYAPVVTADNVDQYLETAFES from the coding sequence ATGACCGTGAAGTCACTGAAGAAGAGGACCACCCCGACCAAGATCGTCGGCAGCGGCGTCGCGGTCCTAGCCGTCCTCGCCATGTCCGCGTGCACCAGCAACGAGGCCCAGGACGACGGCGACGAGCGCGGCGGCGGCTCGGCGCAGGCCGCGGCGGGCTCCAACGACGAGTCCGGCGACAAGGTCGTGATCGGGTTCTCCGCGCCGGCGGCCGACCACGGCTGGATGGCCTCCATCACCGAGTCGACCGAGCAGACCGCCGACCAGTACGACGACGTCGAGCTCAAGGTCGCCACCGGCACCAATGACGTCAACGTGCAGATCCAGCAGGTCGAGACCTTCATCAACGAGGGCGTGGACGCGATCGTGCTGCTGCCCTTCGACGGCGCGGCGATGACCAAGGTCGCCCTCAAGGCCATGGATGCCGGCATCCCGGTCATCAACGTCGACCGCGAGTTCAGCGACCCCAACGCCGCCCGGGTCACCGTCCTGGGCGACAACTACGGCATGGGCGTCTCGGCGGGCACCTACATCTGCGAGCAGGTCGGGGACAAGCCGGGCGCGGTGGTCGCCGAGATCGCCGGCATCGACTCGCTGCCGCTGACCCAGGACCGCAGCCGCGGCTTCAAGGACGCGCTCGCCGAGTGCGGTCTCGACGTCGACAACCGTGTGGCCGCCGACTTCACCGTCGAGGGCGGCGAGGAGGCGGCGTCCAACCTGCTGCAGGCCGAGCCGAAGATCGACGCGATGTGGAACCACGACGACGACCAGGGCGTCGGGGTCCTCGCCGCGATCGAGAACGCCAACCGCGACGAGTTCATCATGGTCGGCGGCGCCGGCTCCGCCAACGCGATGCGCGCCATCAAGGACGGCGACAGCGTGCTGAAGGCGACCGTCATCTACCCCTCGACCCAGGGCGCCGACGGTCTCAAGCTGGCCCGCCTGCTGGCCCAGGAGCGCTCGGTCTCCGACCTCGTCGAGATCGAGGTGCCTCGGATGGTCCAGCTCTACGCGCCGGTCGTGACGGCCGACAACGTCGACCAGTACCTGGAGACCGCCTTCGAGTCCTGA